The following nucleotide sequence is from Podospora bellae-mahoneyi strain CBS 112042 chromosome 1 map unlocalized CBS112042p_1, whole genome shotgun sequence.
CAAACCAAACTTGATAGTTTGTGTCGGCTAACACAATCTGGGCTCTCACAGCAGCCAACGACATCGTCACATCAAAAGAAAGGCTAGTCCTGGAGCAGATGATTAGCATGAGTGACGACAGAGAGAAAGACTCCATCAGCGAGGCTCAGCGAAGCCACGACGAAGGAATGGAGTTTCCAGAAGATCCAGACGCCCATCTCACGGCGGCCGAGAAGGCCGAAGTGGTAAGAATTGACTTGAGTCATGTATTTTTCAAGTCAATTTAGCGCTAACAACCATCATACAGGACCGCAAGTTACTCTGGAAGCTAGATAAGAAGCTGATGCCATGGGTAACTCCATTGCCACTCCTTCACTCGGCCTTGAGCAAGACTAACCGCAATTTCAGCTTTGTTTCCTTTACCTCCTCGCCTTTCTCGACAGAACAAACATTGGCAATGCCAAAATCGCCGGTCTCTCTGAAGACCTCGGCCTCACCGTCTCGTCTTACAAtgccaccctcaccatcttTTTTGTGTCGTACGCCGTCTTTGAACCCATCACCAATATCATGCTAAAACGATACCGGCCCTCGGtcttcatccccatcatcatgtgAGTCCTGGTCAAATCTACTTCTTTGTACCACTCTGACAATCAATATCAGGGTGCTCTGGGGAGCAAGCATGCTAGGAATGGGCTTCGTCAAAAACTGGTCCGGCCTCATGTGCGCCCGCTGGTTCCTCGGCCTCACCGAAGCGGGCCTCTTCCCCGGCGTAAATTACTACCTCTCGTGCTGGTACAAGCGTTCTGAATTTGGCCTACGCGCtgccgtcttcttctcggcagcTGCCTTGTCCGGCTCGTTCGGTGGTTTACTCGCTGCTGCCATCGAAAATATGCACGGCATCGCTGGCCTCCCAGGCTGGGCCTGGATTTTCATTCTGGAGGGCCTCCTTACCATCATCGTCGGTATCATGTCCTTCTGGCTAGTCTACGACTTTCCCACCGAAGCCAAGTTCTTGTCTGAAGTTGACAGAGCGAGAGTGGTCAGGAGGTTAAAGTTTGACAAGCAGAGCTCGGCGGAGAATGAAAATTACACCAACAGTGCGCTGTGGGAGAGTCTGAAGGATTGGAAGATGTGGCTCGGGATGGTGATTTACATGGGGTGTGACATGCCGCTTTACGCGTTTTCCCTGTTCCTGCCGACGATTATCAGCGATATGGGCTGGAACACGTCTGTCATTCGAGCGCAGCTTATGAGCGTGCCCCCGTATGCAGCAGCTGCTATCCTGACGGTTGTTATCGGTTTCATCGCCGACAGGACAAGACAGAGAGGCCTCTGCAACATTCTGGTCTCAGTCTTGGGGGTGGCGGGGTTCGCAATGTTACTAGCGAGCGAGGATGCAGCGGTCAAGTATGTCGGCACGTTTCTCGGAGCGTTGGGGATCTACCCTTGCATATCGAATACTATCTCGTGGATGGCAAACAACACCGAGGGGGTTTAcaagaggggggtggtgatggggtttgtGATTGGGTGGGGAAATCTGAACGGGGTGGTGAGCAGTAATATCTTCTTCAACGGGCCGAGATTTGTGGAGGGACACGCGGTGATTATTGCGTACATGGCGGTCTTCCTCTTTGGGGGGTCGGTGTTGATGacggtgctgttgaggagggagaatgCGAAacggttgaggggggagagggattacctgg
It contains:
- a CDS encoding uncharacterized protein (COG:G; EggNog:ENOG503NU7U), which gives rise to MISMSDDREKDSISEAQRSHDEGMEFPEDPDAHLTAAEKAEVDRKLLWKLDKKLMPWLCFLYLLAFLDRTNIGNAKIAGLSEDLGLTVSSYNATLTIFFVSYAVFEPITNIMLKRYRPSVFIPIIMVLWGASMLGMGFVKNWSGLMCARWFLGLTEAGLFPGVNYYLSCWYKRSEFGLRAAVFFSAAALSGSFGGLLAAAIENMHGIAGLPGWAWIFILEGLLTIIVGIMSFWLVYDFPTEAKFLSEVDRARVVRRLKFDKQSSAENENYTNSALWESLKDWKMWLGMVIYMGCDMPLYAFSLFLPTIISDMGWNTSVIRAQLMSVPPYAAAAILTVVIGFIADRTRQRGLCNILVSVLGVAGFAMLLASEDAAVKYVGTFLGALGIYPCISNTISWMANNTEGVYKRGVVMGFVIGWGNLNGVVSSNIFFNGPRFVEGHAVIIAYMAVFLFGGSVLMTVLLRRENAKRLRGERDYLVEGMSEKEMERLGDRRPDFIYTV